In Anaerobacillus isosaccharinicus, one genomic interval encodes:
- a CDS encoding DUF6376 family protein, translating to MRKTIISMTILFSIFLSGCSLLEEVNNSLDYVDKATDLINTWDDFGQEAPQMIQEAVANPEIKAALEEKLSALLVEVKEFNLTEAPAIAEEIHQKLVEKNEELTTIIENAMTNGELKLTELENSPLFSLISEVTRLMNAIEDLGL from the coding sequence ATGCGTAAAACAATCATTTCGATGACGATTCTTTTTTCTATCTTTTTAAGTGGATGTTCTTTGCTTGAGGAAGTGAATAATTCACTAGATTATGTTGATAAAGCAACTGATCTTATTAATACTTGGGACGACTTTGGACAGGAAGCACCTCAGATGATACAAGAAGCAGTGGCGAATCCTGAAATCAAAGCTGCGTTAGAAGAAAAATTATCAGCGTTACTAGTAGAAGTAAAGGAATTCAATCTAACTGAAGCTCCAGCTATCGCTGAAGAAATTCATCAAAAGCTAGTAGAGAAAAATGAAGAATTAACTACAATAATTGAAAATGCTATGACTAATGGTGAGCTGAAATTAACAGAATTAGAAAATTCTCCACTGTTTAGTCTTATTAGTGAGGTTACTAGGCTCATGAATGCAATAGAGGATTTAGGGCTATAG
- a CDS encoding NAD(P)/FAD-dependent oxidoreductase: MKELIIENGAVRGVLLEKQGETESLETDTVVLAIGHSARETFFMLKDLGVEMIPKPFAVGVRIEHLQEDIDAQQFGKFASSPLLGASEYKLNAHLSNGRGAYTFCMCPGGHVVAAASEKNTVVTNGMSYSARNGENANSALLVSVSPNDFNGDILGAIEFQRKLERKAFEVGGRNYFAPVQLVGDFLVDKPSKQLGRVIPTYTPGVTPTDLRECLDDFIVASLKDGLRAMDKKLAGFIKHDAILSAVESRSSSPVTIRRNPLTFESNIKGLYPCGEGAGYAGGITSSAVDGIKCAEALMEIES, encoded by the coding sequence ATGAAGGAACTGATCATTGAAAATGGTGCAGTCAGAGGTGTCTTACTAGAAAAACAAGGTGAAACAGAGTCGTTGGAAACTGATACTGTCGTATTGGCGATTGGGCATAGTGCCAGGGAAACTTTCTTTATGTTAAAGGATTTAGGGGTAGAGATGATTCCGAAGCCTTTTGCTGTAGGTGTCCGTATTGAACATCTTCAAGAAGACATTGATGCACAGCAATTCGGTAAATTTGCAAGTAGTCCACTACTTGGTGCATCTGAATATAAATTGAATGCACATCTTTCTAATGGAAGAGGGGCATACACGTTTTGTATGTGTCCTGGAGGTCATGTTGTTGCTGCTGCGTCAGAAAAAAATACAGTAGTTACAAATGGAATGAGCTATAGTGCAAGAAATGGTGAAAATGCTAACAGTGCATTGCTTGTTTCTGTCTCACCAAATGATTTTAATGGCGACATTTTGGGAGCTATTGAATTTCAAAGAAAACTTGAGCGAAAAGCATTTGAAGTTGGTGGCAGAAATTACTTTGCACCAGTCCAACTTGTTGGCGACTTCTTAGTAGATAAACCTAGTAAACAACTAGGGCGTGTTATTCCAACTTACACCCCAGGTGTCACACCTACAGATTTAAGGGAATGTCTTGATGATTTCATCGTTGCTAGTCTAAAAGATGGTTTACGAGCAATGGATAAGAAACTTGCGGGCTTTATCAAACACGATGCTATTTTATCAGCTGTAGAAAGCCGAAGCTCTTCACCAGTGACAATTAGACGAAATCCGCTGACATTTGAGTCGAACATCAAAGGCTTATACCCTTGTGGTGAGGGGGCAGGTTATGCTGGAGGTATCACGTCTAGTGCTGTTGACGGCATAAAATGCGCAGAAGCGTTAATGGAGATTGAAAGTTAG
- a CDS encoding putative bifunctional diguanylate cyclase/phosphodiesterase → MSYLEQNDQNFDEFKKLCLRDGESLHFNVKVKHKNDGWIWCEVNTTNYLSDPYIKGIVYSFRDITDQERVKERIKHIAYYDHLTGLNNRRSFEKRLQEELVKAKSVFSSFAVILMDIDGFKYVNDTFGHDMGDKLLKEVSLHIRSAFSEKVFCGRLGGDEFVLIFPDLENKKEIDQLGSKLNKLFDDVPFKIDDFEFNITVSIGISVFPSSGNSSDQLMKCADTALYRSKFEGKNQYQIYSPMMNVNSLKMFTLKNDLKKAIVNEEFLVYFQPRINPKTFEITGAEALIRWKHPKWGIVSPNEFISLAEETGLITNLGEWLIKQVCKQIMGWKGRKLNFKKISINISSLQLFQIDFVDKILAIIKEQNINPQWLEFEITESVIIDREEQVLRTLSELKNVGISIALDDFGTGYSSLNYLRKIPCDIVKIDKSFISDIEVNKETFDILEATINLCKKLNKSVVIEGIETTHQLSIIQKLNCQEFQGYLCSKPLEEDQYIKFLQKGEWMSRGTEGQVQCPSGLVIKVTQ, encoded by the coding sequence TTGAGTTATTTAGAGCAAAATGATCAAAATTTCGATGAGTTTAAGAAATTGTGTTTAAGAGATGGGGAATCCCTCCATTTTAATGTGAAAGTAAAGCACAAAAACGATGGTTGGATCTGGTGCGAAGTGAATACTACAAATTATTTAAGTGATCCATATATTAAAGGGATAGTATATAGTTTCCGAGATATAACTGACCAAGAGAGAGTGAAAGAAAGAATAAAACACATTGCCTATTATGATCATCTAACAGGTTTAAATAATAGAAGAAGCTTTGAAAAACGACTTCAAGAAGAGCTGGTCAAAGCAAAAAGTGTCTTTTCTTCTTTTGCTGTGATACTCATGGACATAGATGGCTTTAAATATGTAAACGACACTTTCGGTCATGACATGGGGGATAAATTACTTAAAGAAGTTTCTCTTCACATAAGAAGTGCTTTTTCTGAAAAAGTATTTTGTGGAAGATTAGGGGGAGATGAATTTGTTCTTATTTTCCCCGATTTAGAAAATAAAAAGGAAATTGACCAACTAGGGAGCAAATTAAACAAACTATTTGATGATGTCCCTTTTAAGATTGATGATTTTGAATTTAACATTACTGTTAGTATAGGTATTAGCGTATTTCCTTCATCTGGGAATAGTAGTGATCAATTAATGAAATGTGCAGATACAGCTTTGTATCGTTCTAAATTTGAAGGGAAAAACCAATACCAAATCTATTCACCTATGATGAATGTAAATAGCTTAAAAATGTTTACACTAAAAAACGATCTAAAAAAGGCCATCGTAAATGAGGAATTTCTCGTTTATTTTCAACCGAGAATTAATCCTAAAACCTTTGAGATAACGGGGGCTGAAGCATTAATTCGTTGGAAACACCCAAAATGGGGAATTGTTTCTCCGAATGAGTTTATTTCACTGGCCGAAGAAACAGGGTTAATCACAAACCTTGGGGAATGGTTAATTAAGCAAGTGTGTAAACAGATTATGGGCTGGAAAGGACGAAAGTTAAATTTCAAAAAAATATCGATTAATATATCTTCACTCCAGTTGTTTCAAATCGATTTCGTAGATAAAATTCTCGCAATTATAAAGGAACAAAATATTAACCCGCAATGGTTGGAATTTGAAATTACAGAAAGTGTTATCATTGATAGGGAAGAACAAGTATTAAGAACTTTATCTGAACTTAAAAATGTTGGCATATCAATAGCCCTGGATGACTTTGGTACAGGCTATTCATCTTTAAATTATTTAAGAAAAATACCATGTGATATTGTTAAAATCGACAAAAGCTTTATAAGTGATATTGAAGTGAACAAAGAAACCTTTGATATACTTGAAGCCACTATTAATCTGTGCAAGAAACTAAATAAATCGGTGGTAATAGAAGGCATTGAGACAACACATCAACTCTCAATTATTCAAAAATTAAATTGTCAAGAATTTCAAGGATATTTATGCAGTAAACCACTTGAAGAAGACCAATATATTAAGTTTTTACAAAAAGGGGAGTGGATGAGCAGGGGGACAGAGGGACAGGTACAGTGTCCCAGTGGACTTGTGATTAAGGTGACGCAGTAA
- a CDS encoding transposase: MIDQNSQYNQLPNELDSVFSELEMSKHLRKAGIKKSFGFSCSYLFQLIFCLIFQHKNWYTLLDSKKADKFPAKDSVYRFLNQSTFNWRRFLLLLSTFTIKKVSRLTDKSRPKVFVFDDSAYDRNRSKKVELLARCFDHASLKMRFYKGFRMLTMGWSDGHTFMPIDFSLVSSKTSQINGISEHIDKRTCGYKRRENALQTLPEQIPDMIRRALDSGIEASYVLMDSWFTLPPLVKNIVDQGLDVIGMVKETKQRYNVSGEMVSLKQLYRLAGPVQSRKGILRSIHTTMANGTPIKVVFIRNRNKKSEWLAILSTDRTLSEQEIVRIYGMRWDIEVFFKTAKSLLKLEKEFQSRSYDALISHTTIVFARFIVLSWQNRCNTDQRTIGGLFYELCDEVNELDWAVALQQLIELLQDALEQTNKKIKKLIQSQLEQWISGLPNYIKAYLPISLCES; this comes from the coding sequence ATGATAGACCAAAATAGCCAATACAATCAACTGCCAAATGAACTTGATTCTGTTTTTTCTGAGCTGGAAATGTCTAAACATCTACGCAAGGCTGGAATTAAAAAGTCCTTTGGTTTCAGCTGTTCTTACTTATTTCAACTCATTTTTTGTTTGATATTTCAACATAAAAATTGGTACACCCTTCTTGATTCAAAGAAGGCAGATAAGTTTCCTGCCAAGGATTCTGTCTATCGTTTTTTAAATCAATCAACATTTAATTGGCGCCGTTTCTTACTGCTATTAAGCACCTTTACAATTAAGAAAGTGAGTCGCCTTACTGACAAAAGTCGTCCAAAAGTGTTCGTTTTTGATGATTCTGCTTATGATCGAAATCGTAGTAAAAAGGTTGAATTACTTGCACGTTGTTTTGACCATGCCTCTCTTAAAATGCGTTTCTATAAGGGGTTCCGTATGTTGACTATGGGGTGGTCTGACGGGCATACATTTATGCCGATTGACTTTTCCTTGGTCAGTTCCAAAACGTCACAAATCAATGGAATCTCCGAACATATAGACAAACGCACATGCGGTTATAAACGTCGGGAAAATGCCCTACAAACTTTGCCTGAACAAATCCCAGACATGATCAGACGTGCGTTAGATAGTGGAATAGAAGCCAGTTATGTCCTCATGGATTCTTGGTTTACTTTGCCACCACTTGTCAAAAACATTGTTGATCAAGGATTAGACGTGATTGGCATGGTCAAAGAAACAAAACAGCGTTACAACGTAAGCGGAGAAATGGTTTCATTAAAACAGCTTTACCGCCTAGCTGGACCCGTTCAATCAAGGAAAGGAATACTTCGTTCCATTCATACAACTATGGCTAATGGAACACCAATTAAAGTTGTATTTATTCGAAATAGAAACAAGAAAAGCGAATGGCTAGCCATCCTCAGCACCGATCGCACTCTTTCCGAACAAGAAATCGTTCGAATCTATGGAATGCGTTGGGATATTGAGGTTTTCTTTAAGACGGCCAAATCACTCTTAAAACTTGAAAAAGAGTTTCAAAGCCGTTCATATGATGCGCTTATAAGCCATACAACTATTGTCTTTGCTCGTTTTATCGTGCTATCTTGGCAAAACCGCTGTAACACCGACCAACGTACGATTGGAGGTCTTTTTTACGAGCTATGTGACGAAGTCAATGAACTTGATTGGGCTGTTGCTTTACAGCAGCTAATCGAGCTTCTTCAAGATGCGCTTGAACAAACAAATAAGAAAATCAAAAAGTTAATACAAAGTCAACTGGAGCAGTGGATCTCAGGCCTACCTAATTATATCAAGGCTTATTTGCCGATTTCACTCTGCGAAAGTTGA
- a CDS encoding PAS domain S-box protein: MTKNFELIEDIEKIRKVMEISAFETGFTSKDTVKASQKLDNLLNELGIVERKHSSEPFHVDIGKINSVINNEASILLTNLEGTILYANSKCCQMIGYNKDEIIGKHTRIFNSRYHTKEYFKKMWNTILSGQIWKNEINIKRKDNSTAWNMMSIFPILDDNNQPYQFLTLRTDITEKKEMEFAAAQKERQLSSLITNAVEVIGIINEEWNIIYQNNAIEKVIGYKAEEVLGTNIFNYLLNFRTNKVGDPR, translated from the coding sequence ATGACTAAGAATTTCGAATTGATTGAGGATATCGAAAAGATAAGAAAAGTGATGGAAATTAGTGCATTTGAGACAGGTTTTACATCAAAAGATACTGTTAAAGCAAGCCAAAAACTGGATAATCTATTAAATGAGCTTGGGATAGTAGAAAGAAAACACAGTAGTGAACCCTTTCATGTTGATATAGGTAAAATAAATTCAGTAATTAATAATGAAGCGAGCATATTATTAACAAATCTTGAAGGAACCATTCTATACGCCAACTCTAAATGCTGCCAAATGATTGGTTATAATAAAGATGAAATTATAGGTAAACACACACGAATTTTCAATTCCCGCTATCACACCAAAGAGTATTTTAAAAAGATGTGGAACACCATCTTGTCAGGCCAAATTTGGAAAAATGAGATTAATATTAAACGAAAAGATAATAGCACTGCATGGAATATGATGAGTATTTTCCCTATTTTAGATGACAATAATCAACCTTACCAGTTCTTAACCCTACGAACTGATATCACTGAGAAAAAAGAAATGGAATTTGCTGCAGCCCAAAAGGAACGGCAATTAAGTTCACTGATAACGAATGCTGTCGAAGTGATTGGAATTATTAATGAAGAATGGAATATTATTTATCAAAACAATGCAATTGAGAAAGTAATAGGCTATAAAGCAGAAGAGGTTCTTGGAACAAATATTTTTAATTATTTACTCAACTTTCGCACCAATAAAGTAGGTGATCCACGTTGA